The following proteins come from a genomic window of Candidatus Eisenbacteria bacterium:
- a CDS encoding T9SS type A sorting domain-containing protein, which translates to MIRSRGTLLIVTLLISALCGLLSGFIDGSAASTGVHTSYLWHMHQPIYWPDNSTWTPGRYETAYETIALGHSESDVFSIFNVDDRVAAYQWSPRDAVNSMLDLPEAGAQVSFAGALIENIKSLGDAGWNGGRYASNWSANFREARGWTTSGGKRRMDMVVVGHHHGINALMDENAVRKELACAKAIYDTAWGDNDYSKGFFPAEMCFSERLIPALVEAGLEWVIVPDVHIARACANYPYAANEDNCDPPNAADKINPAQNDYTSHYISRGVTLKVPYPFGFTPHQAEAVDPLTGEVSQIVVIPAANAMGWEEGSGMFGTGSIDAMASSNNPNQPMLVLFAHDGDNHWAGGYSYYYESVPQFSHQAASAGYTPTVVAQYLQDHPVPADDIVHIEDGGWVNADGDFGSPQYINWNWPLVDPSGAFDIPSGWAEDERNWAVLTAAQNRVETAEQILGGVDPEKIVNPTGANNAERAWHHLLAGYESGYMYYGSSIDMEIKATLACNNAVTAADAVIAGGSDGTAPTIWLPQRLPWNPGGSGGGALWGYPGGAGAPMSSDFHIWTFAYDVSGLARIELMIREDLDGWNDPESHDNETFAGGAETGAWTALPMTYRDFPIGEPWDIPGIDFTVLPDYIADEYWLQLTGYAETLLDYYVEAEDNLGNIKRTPIQHVYVGEDASGGYVMDGSLDDGVALLASGGGLSLWGAREDNILYLATEGIGATADLDHFLMVLTDTSSVVNAPWAKSGSVREWDYFLAAEDGNGWIGWFDAAQSVQSGVSYGLAQGAVLEGTLNLDALYPGGIPETFWLAALGYETQDGGALIAQAPAGNGNGNVEGVEYCELAPASEVDDPAQQLFNGLSLSPHPTPFSSHLTLRLELPQAQNVQIDIFNIAGQRVAQIYDGPAATGSRDLSWNGRKSDGTACPNGIYWIKASGETGSVSARCVLMR; encoded by the coding sequence ATGATTCGAAGCCGCGGGACCCTTCTCATTGTCACCCTTCTCATCAGCGCTCTCTGCGGCCTCCTGAGCGGATTTATAGACGGCTCCGCCGCGTCGACCGGCGTTCACACGAGTTATCTTTGGCACATGCATCAGCCGATTTACTGGCCCGATAACAGCACCTGGACGCCCGGCCGTTATGAGACGGCCTATGAAACGATCGCCCTCGGGCATAGCGAGAGTGATGTTTTCTCAATCTTTAACGTTGATGACCGCGTTGCCGCCTATCAATGGTCGCCCCGCGACGCGGTGAATTCGATGCTCGATCTTCCCGAGGCCGGCGCACAGGTTTCCTTCGCCGGCGCCCTGATCGAAAATATAAAAAGCCTCGGCGATGCCGGATGGAACGGCGGGCGTTACGCATCGAACTGGTCCGCGAATTTTCGCGAGGCGCGCGGCTGGACGACATCCGGCGGGAAGCGGCGGATGGATATGGTGGTCGTCGGCCATCACCACGGCATCAACGCCCTCATGGATGAAAACGCGGTGCGCAAAGAGCTGGCCTGCGCCAAGGCGATTTACGACACGGCCTGGGGGGATAATGATTATTCGAAGGGATTCTTCCCCGCCGAGATGTGTTTCAGCGAACGGTTGATCCCCGCCCTGGTCGAGGCGGGTTTGGAATGGGTGATTGTGCCGGATGTCCATATCGCGCGCGCCTGCGCTAATTACCCCTACGCCGCCAATGAAGACAACTGCGATCCGCCCAATGCGGCCGATAAGATCAATCCGGCGCAGAACGATTATACAAGTCATTATATTTCCCGCGGGGTCACGCTGAAGGTGCCTTATCCGTTCGGGTTCACACCGCATCAGGCCGAAGCGGTGGATCCGCTGACTGGGGAGGTTTCACAAATCGTGGTGATTCCGGCGGCGAACGCTATGGGGTGGGAGGAAGGCTCGGGGATGTTCGGGACGGGTTCGATCGACGCGATGGCGTCGAGCAACAATCCGAATCAACCGATGCTCGTGCTCTTCGCGCATGACGGTGATAATCATTGGGCGGGAGGTTACAGCTACTATTACGAAAGCGTACCGCAGTTTTCGCACCAAGCCGCCTCGGCCGGTTATACACCGACGGTCGTGGCGCAGTATCTCCAAGACCACCCCGTGCCGGCTGATGATATCGTGCACATTGAAGACGGCGGATGGGTTAATGCCGATGGCGATTTCGGCAGCCCGCAGTATATCAATTGGAATTGGCCCCTCGTCGATCCGTCCGGCGCCTTTGATATCCCCAGCGGCTGGGCCGAGGATGAACGCAATTGGGCCGTCCTCACCGCGGCGCAGAATCGTGTGGAGACGGCCGAGCAGATCCTGGGCGGCGTTGATCCGGAAAAGATTGTGAATCCCACGGGAGCCAATAATGCGGAGCGGGCCTGGCATCATCTGCTGGCCGGCTACGAGAGCGGCTATATGTACTATGGCAGTTCGATCGATATGGAGATCAAGGCGACGCTGGCTTGTAACAACGCCGTCACCGCAGCCGATGCGGTCATCGCGGGCGGATCCGACGGCACGGCGCCGACGATCTGGTTGCCGCAGAGATTGCCTTGGAATCCCGGCGGATCCGGCGGGGGCGCGCTGTGGGGATATCCCGGCGGCGCCGGCGCGCCGATGTCATCCGACTTTCATATTTGGACTTTTGCGTATGATGTCTCGGGTCTCGCCAGGATCGAGCTGATGATCCGTGAGGATCTCGACGGCTGGAACGATCCTGAGTCGCATGACAACGAAACATTCGCGGGGGGCGCGGAGACCGGCGCATGGACGGCGCTTCCGATGACCTATCGCGATTTCCCGATCGGCGAGCCCTGGGACATTCCCGGGATCGATTTCACCGTGTTGCCCGATTATATCGCTGATGAATATTGGCTCCAGCTCACCGGCTATGCCGAGACGCTGCTCGATTACTATGTTGAAGCCGAAGACAACCTTGGGAATATCAAGCGCACACCAATCCAGCATGTCTATGTCGGCGAAGACGCCTCAGGCGGTTACGTCATGGACGGATCGCTGGATGACGGCGTAGCGCTGCTGGCTTCCGGCGGCGGCCTCTCCCTGTGGGGAGCCCGGGAAGACAATATTCTTTATCTCGCCACGGAGGGGATCGGCGCGACGGCCGATCTGGATCATTTTCTGATGGTACTGACCGACACGTCGTCTGTTGTCAATGCTCCCTGGGCGAAGTCCGGCTCGGTGAGAGAATGGGATTACTTCCTCGCCGCCGAGGACGGCAATGGATGGATCGGCTGGTTTGACGCCGCGCAATCGGTGCAAAGCGGCGTCTCTTACGGACTCGCCCAGGGAGCGGTGCTTGAGGGAACATTGAATCTCGACGCCCTCTATCCCGGCGGGATACCCGAGACTTTCTGGCTCGCGGCCTTGGGTTATGAAACACAAGACGGCGGAGCTCTGATCGCCCAGGCGCCGGCCGGGAACGGCAATGGAAATGTGGAAGGGGTGGAATATTGTGAATTGGCGCCGGCGAGCGAGGTGGATGATCCGGCGCAACAACTCTTTAACGGTCTAAGTCTCTCCCCGCATCCGACACCGTTCAGTTCGCACCTCACTCTACGTCTTGAGCTCCCACAAGCACAGAATGTACAAATCGATATTTTCAATATTGCCGGACAGCGTGTCGCGCAGATCTATGATGGACCGGCCGCAACGGGATCACGGGATCTTTCATGGAATGGCCGGAAATCAGATGGGACGGCTTGTCCCAACGGTATCTATTGGATCAAGGCGAGCGGCGAGACAGGGTCGGTATCGGCGCGGTGCGTCTTGATGCGATGA